A single genomic interval of Aureliella helgolandensis harbors:
- a CDS encoding amidohydrolase — protein MDSTSELMHQVDAEVAHVWMVRTFLKHSDEASEDEELASVHRDLYDFMLALGPALDANDAAAYLKIARKKLSKLRLATELFLEIQPEVSGHTNFKMAGRSLTLAVERIITLLTVEPAKTPQD, from the coding sequence ATGGATTCGACCAGCGAGCTAATGCATCAGGTGGATGCCGAAGTGGCCCACGTGTGGATGGTACGCACGTTTCTGAAGCACAGCGATGAAGCGTCTGAGGATGAAGAATTGGCTTCCGTTCATCGCGATCTCTACGATTTTATGTTGGCTCTGGGGCCTGCGTTGGATGCCAACGATGCGGCCGCGTACCTGAAAATTGCCCGCAAAAAATTGTCCAAGCTTCGGCTCGCTACCGAGCTTTTCCTCGAAATTCAGCCCGAAGTCTCTGGCCACACCAATTTTAAAATGGCGGGGCGTTCCCTGACGTTGGCCGTAGAGCGGATTATCACTCTGTTGACAGTCGAGCCTGCAAAAACGCCCCAGGACTAG